From Cydia splendana chromosome 12, ilCydSple1.2, whole genome shotgun sequence, a single genomic window includes:
- the LOC134795417 gene encoding uncharacterized protein LOC134795417 isoform X1, producing MDLAETMKSVLAKSTGGSGGGGGSAGAAPHAAEGYVTEKLYMLLQLYLQNKGWSPSIELLQCFSDLKDSSMLPSAAYLQMMASRVGLDTQGRLILRDNGKIILPYEHFANAVMLKHMNGPHGLHLGLEATVRAVVESYTIGREQFGMEKEFIVEVVQNCPNPACRYYKNQLEMTQKSIQQHLSQQPTYIPESSAANLADSQAVERLLRGSALQDYQLPLAPHLAALSELLSGLTSEKPDRRTQAQDKLSQHQQQLLLQHQSRSLHQDKYSHQRSGTSSDTKKHHYTDEHKLTDFLRANLESLESLSGSGGSGSGATSTSGGGGGGGGGGGGGGQERVVRAFAELARNLQRMRPCVRPAMCKPYGKQSEQLQKILLDTIQLVQSLRSYLPPPHIQVTSWKNDDKLRSNNMEEIENRKIVSGN from the exons ATGGATCTGGCGGAGACCATGAAGAGTGTGCTCGCGAAGAGCACCGGCGGGTCGGGCGGCGGCGGAGGGAGCGCGGGCGCGGCGCCGCACGCCGCCGAGGGCTACGTCACGGAGAAGCTGTACATGCTACTGCAGCTGTATCTGCAGAACAAGGGCTGGAGCCCCAGCATCGAGCTCTTGCAGTGTTTTAGTGATCTTAAGGACTCCTCCATGCTGCCCAGTGCTGCATACCTTCA AATGATGGCATCAAGAGTGGGGCTGGATACCCAAGGCCGACTAATTCTTAGAGATAACGGGAAAATAATACTGCCATATGAGCACTTTGCCAATGCTGTGATGTTGAAGCATATGAATGGGCCCCATGGCCTGCATTTAGGTTTAGAAGCTACGGTCAGAGCA GTGGTAGAATCATACACAATAGGGCGGGAGCAGTTTGGCATGGAGAAGGAGTTCATTGTAGAGGTGGTGCAGAACTGCCCGAACCCGGCCTGCCGCTACTACAAGAACCAGCTGGAGATGACGCAGAAGTCCATACAGCAGCACCTTTCGCAACAGCCTACTTATATTCCAG AGTCGAGCGCGGCGAACCTGGCGGACAGCCAGGCCGTGGAGCGGCTGCTGCGCGGCTCGGCGCTGCAGGACTACCAGCTGCCGCTGGCGCCGCACCTCGCCGCCCTCAGTGAGTTGCTAT CGGGCCTAACGTCGGAGAAGCCCGACCGGCGCACGCAGGCGCAAGACAAGCTCTCCCAACACCAGCAACAACTCCTTCTGCAACACCAGTCCCGCTCGCTGCACCAGGACAAGTACAGCCACCAGCGCTCCGGAACCTCCTCCGACACCAAGAAGCATCACTACACAGACGAGCACAAGCTCACAGACTTCCTCAG AGCGAACCTAGAAAGCCTAGAGTCCCTATCGGGGTCGGGCGGCAGCGGGAGCGGCGCGACGAGCAcgtcgggcggcggcggcggcggcggcggcggcggcggcggcggcgggcaggAGCGCGTGGTGCGCGCCTTCGCGGAGCTGGCGCGCAACCTGCAGCGCATGCGGCCCTGCGTGCGCCCCGCCATGTGCAAGCCCTACGGCAAGCAGTCCGAGCAGCTGCAGAAGA TCCTGCTGGACACGATCCAGCTGGTGCAGTCGCTGCGCAGCTACCTGCCGCCGCCGCACATCCAGGTCACCTCGTGGAAGAACGACGACAAACTACG TTCGAACAACATGGAGGAGATTGAGAATCGCAAAATAGTGAGTGGCAACTAG
- the LOC134795407 gene encoding p21-activated protein kinase-interacting protein 1-like, with protein MDEIVVGTYEGFLLGYSLSYEDERSKIKQTFATHSHTASVRCVSIAGKFLASGGTDDKVVVIDMKSRKEHTVLMNHDGTVNTAAFTHNGTHLLTGSDDGSIIVTRTGNWQIEKIWKKAHQGFPVTDIAVHPSNKLALSIGGDKTLRTWNLVKGRPAFTINLSSKGVTLPTEIKFSPTGDRFSLIHEQNVDVWTISKAGIEKQIKCTTKPTSVQWVSDERMYVGLDNGNIISFTVSDTQALTYKAHKQRVKCLHYNNDVLYSLSSSGEIKVWSENDSKLSELSSYNAACRVTCVTLNRQSQLIKKEEKSGEGHSEAEESLEQTEEKDDSDVSDEELNAPSPPPKRKPGAFVTISYGNDEDEKEGGAPPKKKFKKKKRNKNKNKKNKVVQ; from the exons atggaCGAAATAGTAGTCGGCACCTATGAAGGCTTTTTGCTAGGATATTCACTTAGTTACGAAGATGAG AGAAGCAAAATTAAACAAACCTTTGCGACACATTCTCATACTGCTTCAGTGCGATGTGTGTCCATAGCTGGCAAATTTTTAGCTTCTGGTGGCACTGATGACAAAGTAGTGGTCATTGATATGAAGTCCCGAAAAGAGCACACTGTCCTCATGAACCACGATGGTACTGTAAATACTGCTGCTTTCACACACAATGGGACACACCTCCTTACTGGGAGCGACGATGGATCAATTATTGTGACGAGAACTGGCAATTGGCAAATTGagaaaatatggaaaaaagctCACCAAG GATTTCCTGTTACTGATATAGCAGTGCACCCATCTAACAAACTAGCTCTTAGTATAGGAGGTGACAAGACACTAAGAACTTGGAACTTAGTAAAGGGTCGTCCTGCTTTCACCATAAATCTTTCCAGCAAGGGTGTAACATTGCCTACTGAAATAAAGTTTTCACCTACTGGCGACAGATTCTCCCTCATTCATGAACAAAATGTTGATGTCTGGACAATAAGTAAAGCAGGAATTGAGAAACAAATAAAATGCACTACTAAACCAACATCAGTACAATGGGTATCTGATGAAAGGATGTATGTAGGATTGGACAATGgaaatattatatcctttacTGTCTCTGACACTCAAGCCCTAACTTACAAAGCCCACAAACAAAGAGTTAAGTGTCTTCATTACAATAATGATGtattatattcattatccagTTCAGGAGAAATTAAAGTTTGGTCAGAGAATGATTCCAAATTAAGTGAATTAAGCTCATACAATGCTGCTTGTAGAGTCACCTGCGTGACATTGAACAGGCAAAGCCAACTTATCAAGAAAGAGGAGAAATCAGGTGAAGGACACTCTGAAGCAGAGGAGAGTCTTGAGCAGACAGAGGAAAAAGATGACAGTGATGTTTCTGATGAGGAACTTAATGCTCCATCACCACCACCAAAGAGGAAACCAGGAGCCTTTGTAACCATCAGTTATGGAAATGATGAAGATGAAAAAGAAGGAGGTGCtccacctaagaagaaatttaagaaaaagaaaagaaataaaaataaaaataagaaaaataaagtaGTTCAATAA
- the LOC134795417 gene encoding uncharacterized protein LOC134795417 isoform X2 yields the protein MDLAETMKSVLAKSTGGSGGGGGSAGAAPHAAEGYVTEKLYMLLQLYLQNKGWSPSIELLQCFSDLKDSSMLPSAAYLQMMASRVGLDTQGRLILRDNGKIILPYEHFANAVMLKHMNGPHGLHLGLEATVRAVVESYTIGREQFGMEKEFIVEVVQNCPNPACRYYKNQLEMTQKSIQQHLSQQPTYIPESSAANLADSQAVERLLRGSALQDYQLPLAPHLAALTGLTSEKPDRRTQAQDKLSQHQQQLLLQHQSRSLHQDKYSHQRSGTSSDTKKHHYTDEHKLTDFLRANLESLESLSGSGGSGSGATSTSGGGGGGGGGGGGGGQERVVRAFAELARNLQRMRPCVRPAMCKPYGKQSEQLQKILLDTIQLVQSLRSYLPPPHIQVTSWKNDDKLRSNNMEEIENRKIVSGN from the exons ATGGATCTGGCGGAGACCATGAAGAGTGTGCTCGCGAAGAGCACCGGCGGGTCGGGCGGCGGCGGAGGGAGCGCGGGCGCGGCGCCGCACGCCGCCGAGGGCTACGTCACGGAGAAGCTGTACATGCTACTGCAGCTGTATCTGCAGAACAAGGGCTGGAGCCCCAGCATCGAGCTCTTGCAGTGTTTTAGTGATCTTAAGGACTCCTCCATGCTGCCCAGTGCTGCATACCTTCA AATGATGGCATCAAGAGTGGGGCTGGATACCCAAGGCCGACTAATTCTTAGAGATAACGGGAAAATAATACTGCCATATGAGCACTTTGCCAATGCTGTGATGTTGAAGCATATGAATGGGCCCCATGGCCTGCATTTAGGTTTAGAAGCTACGGTCAGAGCA GTGGTAGAATCATACACAATAGGGCGGGAGCAGTTTGGCATGGAGAAGGAGTTCATTGTAGAGGTGGTGCAGAACTGCCCGAACCCGGCCTGCCGCTACTACAAGAACCAGCTGGAGATGACGCAGAAGTCCATACAGCAGCACCTTTCGCAACAGCCTACTTATATTCCAG AGTCGAGCGCGGCGAACCTGGCGGACAGCCAGGCCGTGGAGCGGCTGCTGCGCGGCTCGGCGCTGCAGGACTACCAGCTGCCGCTGGCGCCGCACCTCGCCGCCCTCA CGGGCCTAACGTCGGAGAAGCCCGACCGGCGCACGCAGGCGCAAGACAAGCTCTCCCAACACCAGCAACAACTCCTTCTGCAACACCAGTCCCGCTCGCTGCACCAGGACAAGTACAGCCACCAGCGCTCCGGAACCTCCTCCGACACCAAGAAGCATCACTACACAGACGAGCACAAGCTCACAGACTTCCTCAG AGCGAACCTAGAAAGCCTAGAGTCCCTATCGGGGTCGGGCGGCAGCGGGAGCGGCGCGACGAGCAcgtcgggcggcggcggcggcggcggcggcggcggcggcggcggcgggcaggAGCGCGTGGTGCGCGCCTTCGCGGAGCTGGCGCGCAACCTGCAGCGCATGCGGCCCTGCGTGCGCCCCGCCATGTGCAAGCCCTACGGCAAGCAGTCCGAGCAGCTGCAGAAGA TCCTGCTGGACACGATCCAGCTGGTGCAGTCGCTGCGCAGCTACCTGCCGCCGCCGCACATCCAGGTCACCTCGTGGAAGAACGACGACAAACTACG TTCGAACAACATGGAGGAGATTGAGAATCGCAAAATAGTGAGTGGCAACTAG